One window of the Desulfovibrio sp. JC010 genome contains the following:
- a CDS encoding DMT family transporter has protein sequence MSSSAILYVKLIGSVVFWGGTWIAGRILAGDLTPYSAAFLRFFFATIFMFFLACRATGKRPSCTGKDILPLAFLGLTGVFLYNILFFSGLQTVTAGRAALIIAATPTFIALGSALIFKEKFTLWKIAGFVLALTGVSTIIGHGNPVSIITEGTSFGDLCIVGCVLSWAAYSLAGKPVMKKIHPIETVFWSCLFGTFMLFGPALYHGLLSEIVSASFIDYSCIIYLALLGTSLGFSWYFEAIQQIGPSKTGIFINLVPVTAVALGAIMLDEPVDLFLVTGGALTIFGVWLTNRN, from the coding sequence ATGTCATCATCTGCAATACTCTACGTAAAACTCATCGGCTCAGTTGTCTTCTGGGGCGGAACATGGATCGCCGGACGCATTCTTGCCGGAGATCTGACTCCCTACTCCGCAGCTTTCCTGCGTTTTTTCTTTGCCACTATCTTCATGTTCTTTCTTGCCTGCCGGGCCACGGGCAAAAGGCCAAGCTGCACCGGTAAGGATATTCTGCCGCTGGCTTTCCTCGGTCTGACCGGGGTTTTTCTGTACAATATTCTGTTTTTCAGCGGGCTGCAGACTGTTACCGCTGGGCGAGCGGCACTCATAATCGCGGCCACCCCGACCTTCATCGCCCTTGGCTCGGCCCTTATTTTCAAGGAAAAATTCACGCTCTGGAAAATCGCCGGGTTCGTACTGGCTCTGACCGGGGTCAGCACCATCATCGGGCACGGCAATCCCGTATCCATAATCACCGAAGGCACCAGCTTCGGCGATTTGTGCATTGTCGGCTGCGTGCTTAGCTGGGCCGCCTATTCACTGGCCGGAAAGCCGGTCATGAAAAAAATCCATCCCATTGAAACGGTGTTTTGGTCCTGCCTTTTCGGAACATTTATGCTATTCGGCCCTGCCCTGTATCACGGTTTATTATCTGAAATAGTCAGTGCATCTTTTATTGATTACAGCTGCATAATCTATCTGGCCCTGCTCGGAACAAGTCTCGGATTCAGCTGGTACTTCGAAGCCATTCAGCAAATCGGACCGTCCAAAACCGGAATTTTCATCAACCTCGTCCCGGTTACCGCAGTGGCACTCGGTGCCATAATGCTCGACGAACCCGTGGATCTCTTCCTCGTAACCGGAGGCGCACTGACCATCTTCGGAGTCTGGCTCACCAACCGCAACTAG
- a CDS encoding C-GCAxxG-C-C family protein, which yields MDGKRAYHYFNNGYLCAESVLLATTDAMSINNPGIPAIATGFCSGASRTKGVCGALQGAILAISVIHGRTSPEQEVDICYSLIQELTDYFNRRNESLNCFEITGCDLGKPQGQTKFKENNIKQQKCLPIVEDITDFTITLLRDQK from the coding sequence ATGGATGGGAAAAGAGCATACCATTATTTCAATAACGGCTATTTATGTGCAGAGAGTGTGCTACTGGCTACAACCGATGCAATGTCTATCAACAATCCGGGGATTCCTGCAATAGCCACCGGCTTTTGTTCCGGAGCGTCAAGAACTAAAGGAGTATGCGGTGCATTGCAGGGGGCAATTCTGGCGATAAGCGTCATTCACGGGCGCACCTCCCCAGAACAGGAAGTAGACATTTGTTATAGCCTGATTCAAGAATTGACTGACTATTTTAATAGGCGTAATGAATCCCTCAATTGCTTTGAAATTACCGGATGCGACCTAGGTAAACCTCAGGGGCAAACAAAATTCAAAGAAAACAATATCAAACAGCAAAAATGCCTGCCAATTGTTGAAGACATAACTGACTTCACAATAACCCTTCTGCGTGATCAAAAATAA
- a CDS encoding Lrp/AsnC family transcriptional regulator, which yields MTKRKIDETDRRILTILQNSGRVSNADIARKVGMAPSAVLERVRKLERKGVLTGYEAIVNPKAVGRSLTAFIFVNVNEGVGATSTGEELSRVPGVLEVHYCAGRDSYLIKVRSEDTDGLAIMLGQIGRIETVRDTNSTIVLNTIKESRAIPLEEEEDYES from the coding sequence ATGACAAAAAGAAAGATTGACGAAACTGATCGTAGAATTCTGACAATACTTCAGAATAGTGGCCGGGTTTCCAATGCCGATATCGCAAGAAAGGTCGGTATGGCTCCTTCAGCAGTTCTTGAACGTGTCCGTAAGTTGGAGCGCAAGGGCGTGCTTACCGGATATGAAGCCATTGTTAACCCCAAGGCCGTCGGACGTTCCCTTACCGCCTTTATTTTTGTGAATGTGAACGAAGGCGTGGGCGCCACCTCCACCGGCGAAGAGCTTTCCCGCGTGCCGGGTGTGCTGGAAGTGCATTACTGTGCAGGCCGGGACAGCTATCTTATCAAGGTTCGTAGTGAGGATACAGACGGACTGGCCATTATGCTGGGGCAGATCGGAAGGATCGAAACAGTCAGGGACACCAACTCAACCATCGTATTAAACACCATCAAGGAGTCTCGGGCAATTCCTCTGGAAGAGGAAGAAGATTACGAATCATAG
- a CDS encoding proline dehydrogenase family protein, producing the protein MNAEVSTLDSKVIERGKQFFDSISGEAPSVFNKGWWTGKVMDWSMKNEDFKVQMFRFVDVLPYLNTSESLSRHIEEYFAGEDSNIPDVLKWGATKTGFGGGLVAKVLNKTIRSNIEGMARQFIIGQKSKEAVKGIRKLRKDGFAFVLDLLGEATVSHEEAAAYRDGYLEVLDAIEKEYKKWDALDASGDLDWGHAPKINVAVKPSAFYSQSKPVDLEGTVQGMMEAIEPVYKKIMDMNGFMCIDMEALKYKEPTVEMYKRFRKKYPDYPHLGIVFQAYLRSVDDDVSGLLDWAREEKLPISIRLVKGAYWDYETVLAKQNDWPVPVWTHKPESDMAFERVSRMILENHDICHYACASHNIRSISSVMEVANELGVPEEKYEFQVLYGMAEPVRKGLRNVAKRVRLYCPYGDLIPGMAYLVRRLLENTANESFLKQTFADEADVSRLLENPEITLKRELDAKLPRKEAELAEGELDRFNNFPPADFTLKEEREGFPAAMAKIRQDFGRRYPLFIGGQDVTTDDTLDSYNPADPSEIIGSVCQAGTAEVDKAVATAKSAYLDWRDVEPRERAQYLLKASQYLKDNMYELCAMQVLEVGKQWDQAQGDVAEAIDFLEYYAREMIRLGNPKRMGNAPGEYSQYFYQGKGVAAVIAPWNFPLAISVGMVSAAIVAGCPVVYKPAGISSAVGYGLVEMFKAAGLPDGVFNYCPGRGSVMGDHLVDHPDVSVIAFTGSMEVGLRIQERAAKVHPGQEQCKKVIAEMGGKNGIIIDDDADLDEAVLGVLYAAFGFQGQKCSACSRAIVLDSIYDRFIHRLKEAAGSIKLGPAENPANYMGPVADKAAQKNVLEYCRIAEEEGNVVIKQEAPAEYRDKGGCYTPLLVVDGISREHRIAQEEVFGPVLSIMRAKDFDEAIDIANSTRFALTGAVYSRSPKNLERASREFRVGNLYLNKPSVGALVERHAFGGFKMSGVGSKAGGPDYLLQFMDPRLVCENTMRRGFAPISEDDDWVA; encoded by the coding sequence ATGAACGCAGAAGTCTCCACTCTGGACAGCAAAGTAATCGAACGCGGGAAGCAGTTTTTTGATTCCATATCCGGTGAAGCACCTTCAGTCTTCAACAAGGGCTGGTGGACAGGCAAGGTTATGGACTGGTCCATGAAAAATGAAGATTTCAAGGTCCAGATGTTCCGCTTTGTTGACGTCCTGCCTTACCTGAACACTTCCGAATCCCTTTCCAGACATATCGAAGAATACTTCGCCGGCGAAGACAGTAACATCCCTGACGTCCTTAAATGGGGAGCCACCAAGACCGGATTCGGCGGCGGACTTGTAGCCAAAGTACTCAACAAGACCATCCGTTCCAATATTGAAGGCATGGCCCGCCAGTTCATTATCGGCCAGAAATCCAAGGAAGCGGTGAAGGGGATTCGCAAGCTGCGCAAGGACGGCTTTGCGTTTGTTCTTGACCTGCTCGGCGAGGCAACCGTTTCCCACGAGGAAGCAGCAGCCTACCGCGACGGTTATCTGGAAGTCCTTGATGCTATTGAGAAAGAATACAAGAAATGGGACGCCCTTGACGCTTCCGGCGACCTAGACTGGGGGCACGCTCCCAAAATCAATGTCGCGGTAAAACCCTCCGCTTTTTACTCCCAGTCCAAACCTGTGGATCTTGAAGGCACCGTACAGGGTATGATGGAAGCCATCGAGCCTGTGTACAAGAAGATCATGGACATGAATGGCTTCATGTGCATTGACATGGAAGCCCTCAAGTACAAAGAACCCACCGTTGAAATGTACAAGCGGTTCAGGAAAAAATACCCTGACTATCCGCATCTCGGAATCGTATTTCAGGCTTACCTGCGCAGCGTAGATGATGACGTTTCCGGTCTGCTGGACTGGGCGCGCGAAGAAAAACTGCCCATCTCTATCCGTCTGGTAAAAGGTGCTTACTGGGATTACGAGACCGTACTCGCCAAGCAGAACGACTGGCCTGTTCCGGTCTGGACCCACAAGCCTGAGTCAGACATGGCTTTTGAGCGCGTTTCCAGGATGATTCTGGAAAACCACGACATCTGCCACTATGCCTGCGCATCCCACAACATCCGTTCCATTTCCTCGGTCATGGAAGTTGCCAACGAGCTTGGTGTACCCGAAGAAAAATATGAATTTCAGGTCCTCTACGGCATGGCAGAGCCGGTACGTAAGGGCTTGCGCAACGTTGCCAAGCGCGTGCGTCTCTACTGCCCCTACGGCGATCTCATTCCGGGCATGGCTTATCTCGTGCGCCGTCTGCTGGAAAACACCGCTAACGAATCCTTTCTCAAGCAGACTTTTGCTGATGAAGCTGATGTCAGCCGTCTGCTGGAAAACCCGGAAATCACCCTTAAACGGGAACTGGATGCCAAGCTTCCCAGAAAGGAAGCAGAGCTTGCCGAAGGCGAGCTGGACCGCTTCAACAACTTTCCGCCCGCAGACTTTACTCTCAAGGAAGAGCGTGAAGGATTTCCGGCTGCCATGGCGAAAATCCGTCAGGATTTCGGTAGGCGTTACCCGCTTTTCATCGGCGGGCAGGATGTGACCACCGACGATACCCTTGATTCTTACAACCCGGCTGATCCTTCTGAAATTATCGGCTCTGTTTGTCAGGCCGGAACAGCAGAAGTAGATAAAGCTGTAGCCACTGCCAAGAGTGCCTACCTTGATTGGCGAGATGTGGAACCCAGGGAACGTGCCCAGTATCTGCTCAAGGCTTCTCAGTATCTCAAGGATAATATGTATGAGCTTTGCGCCATGCAGGTTCTTGAAGTTGGCAAGCAGTGGGATCAGGCACAGGGCGATGTGGCCGAGGCCATTGACTTCCTCGAATATTATGCCCGTGAAATGATTCGCCTCGGTAATCCGAAACGCATGGGTAATGCACCGGGCGAATATTCTCAGTATTTTTATCAGGGCAAGGGTGTTGCCGCAGTTATCGCACCGTGGAACTTTCCGCTGGCAATCAGTGTGGGCATGGTTTCCGCAGCCATTGTTGCCGGTTGTCCGGTTGTCTACAAGCCTGCCGGTATTTCCTCTGCTGTGGGCTACGGACTGGTTGAGATGTTCAAAGCCGCAGGGCTGCCCGACGGCGTCTTCAACTACTGCCCCGGTCGCGGTTCCGTAATGGGTGACCATCTTGTGGATCATCCCGATGTTTCCGTAATCGCTTTCACCGGATCAATGGAAGTGGGACTGCGTATTCAGGAACGCGCTGCCAAGGTCCATCCCGGTCAGGAGCAGTGCAAGAAGGTTATCGCTGAAATGGGCGGTAAGAACGGTATCATAATCGACGACGATGCCGACCTTGATGAAGCCGTACTCGGTGTGCTTTACGCTGCCTTCGGTTTTCAGGGCCAGAAGTGCTCAGCCTGCTCCCGCGCCATTGTTCTTGATTCAATTTACGACCGCTTCATCCACCGTCTCAAGGAAGCAGCAGGGTCCATTAAACTCGGACCTGCTGAAAATCCTGCCAACTACATGGGACCGGTTGCTGATAAGGCGGCTCAGAAGAACGTGCTTGAGTACTGCCGCATTGCCGAGGAAGAAGGCAACGTGGTTATCAAGCAGGAAGCTCCTGCTGAGTACCGCGACAAGGGCGGTTGCTACACCCCGCTGTTGGTTGTGGACGGTATCAGCAGAGAACACCGCATTGCGCAGGAAGAAGTCTTCGGACCTGTCCTTTCCATTATGCGCGCCAAGGATTTTGACGAAGCTATTGATATCGCTAATTCCACCAGATTCGCGCTTACCGGAGCGGTTTACTCCAGAAGTCCCAAAAATCTTGAAAGGGCTTCCCGTGAATTCCGGGTCGGTAACCTCTACCTGAACAAACCCAGCGTAGGTGCTCTGGTTGAACGCCACGCATTTGGCGGATTCAAGATGTCCGGTGTCGGCTCCAAGGCCGGTGGTCCCGACTACCTGCTCCAGTTCATGGACCCGCGTCTGGTCTGCGAGAACACCATGCGTCGCGGTTTCGCACCCATCTCCGAGGATGATGACTGGGTGGCATAA
- a CDS encoding radical SAM protein, with amino-acid sequence MLTPIAKSSPQVPLPYHPCMNEEAHDKVARIHLPVAPLCNIQCAYCQRVLDAPKGCATGPGSTAGVLSVDEAVSEARNFLAQWGPDSIVGIAGPGDPLANPETFQTLAGIKAGNPSCKICLCTNGLMLPDEVQRLADIGLETVSVTVNGIDREVMAELHPRILLDGRTYGGTEGAGIFTDRQWAGIESAIALGMSVKVNMVVVPEVNGAQAEPIARRAAQAGVTIFNPVPLIPRGGLCSAAKPGIKYMQKLREECSAHLPVFTKCKQCRADARGIPGMEVSLAK; translated from the coding sequence ATGCTGACCCCCATTGCCAAGTCATCGCCCCAAGTCCCTCTGCCCTACCATCCGTGTATGAATGAAGAAGCGCACGACAAAGTTGCGCGCATTCACCTTCCGGTAGCTCCGCTGTGCAATATCCAGTGCGCATATTGTCAGCGAGTGCTGGATGCCCCAAAAGGTTGCGCAACAGGTCCCGGCTCAACTGCCGGGGTACTCAGTGTGGATGAGGCGGTTTCCGAAGCCCGGAATTTTTTAGCCCAGTGGGGACCTGATTCCATTGTCGGTATTGCCGGACCCGGCGATCCTCTGGCTAACCCGGAAACCTTCCAGACCCTTGCCGGAATAAAGGCAGGCAACCCTTCGTGCAAAATCTGCCTGTGCACCAATGGGCTGATGCTGCCGGACGAGGTGCAGCGTCTGGCTGATATCGGCCTTGAAACTGTAAGTGTGACTGTGAACGGGATTGACCGTGAGGTTATGGCTGAACTGCATCCCCGGATTCTGCTTGATGGGCGAACCTATGGCGGAACCGAAGGGGCGGGAATATTCACCGACAGGCAGTGGGCAGGCATAGAATCAGCTATCGCACTCGGTATGAGCGTTAAGGTAAATATGGTGGTTGTGCCGGAAGTTAACGGCGCGCAGGCAGAACCCATAGCCCGCCGGGCCGCGCAGGCCGGGGTTACAATTTTCAATCCCGTCCCGCTTATTCCGCGGGGTGGTCTGTGTTCAGCGGCCAAGCCCGGAATCAAATACATGCAAAAGCTGCGGGAAGAATGTTCAGCGCATCTGCCGGTGTTTACCAAGTGTAAGCAGTGCAGGGCCGATGCCAGAGGAATTCCCGGTATGGAGGTGTCTCTTGCAAAATAA
- a CDS encoding substrate-binding domain-containing protein, which translates to MQNKKTGINRRAFLKGSAALATLAVPGTAGAAKSDSGARSLEVWSCGGLAEAFIPANKAWEEKHGVPIAYTGAFAGALGKSLLGSAQTEVFAPRVLKLAKKLKEQGKMLSFQPLCFTKYVLITPKGNPAGITSIDDLKRPGVKTMFSPDSSPPGGAAVTGLLKKSGVLDGATKNAQAMGSCVQHDVADIASGKYDASVVELRITRLPRYKDAFEIFDIPEKFFPAPPIPFTIGVMKWAKDMDVAREFVKFICAEEGQACFERAGFIPALSEEGQRLAEKYGVHDG; encoded by the coding sequence TTGCAAAATAAAAAAACTGGAATCAACCGCCGAGCCTTTCTTAAAGGCAGTGCTGCACTGGCAACCTTGGCTGTGCCGGGAACTGCAGGTGCAGCAAAGTCTGACAGTGGCGCGCGTTCCCTTGAGGTCTGGTCTTGCGGAGGTCTGGCAGAGGCATTTATCCCGGCCAATAAAGCGTGGGAAGAAAAGCACGGTGTGCCCATTGCCTACACTGGAGCATTTGCCGGAGCACTTGGTAAGTCTTTGCTTGGAAGTGCCCAGACAGAAGTATTTGCCCCCCGGGTCTTGAAGCTGGCCAAGAAATTGAAAGAGCAGGGCAAGATGCTTTCTTTCCAGCCGCTGTGTTTCACAAAATACGTGCTTATCACCCCTAAAGGTAATCCCGCAGGAATAACCTCAATTGACGATCTCAAACGTCCGGGTGTGAAAACAATGTTTTCGCCGGATTCGTCTCCTCCCGGAGGAGCGGCTGTGACCGGGCTGCTCAAGAAGAGCGGTGTTCTGGACGGAGCCACCAAAAATGCTCAGGCCATGGGCTCATGTGTGCAGCATGATGTGGCTGATATTGCTTCCGGCAAGTATGATGCTTCGGTGGTGGAATTGCGCATCACCCGTTTGCCCCGTTACAAGGACGCTTTTGAAATCTTCGACATACCGGAAAAGTTTTTCCCTGCTCCGCCCATCCCGTTCACAATCGGGGTCATGAAATGGGCCAAGGATATGGATGTAGCCCGTGAATTCGTTAAATTCATCTGTGCAGAAGAAGGGCAGGCCTGTTTTGAAAGGGCGGGTTTTATCCCGGCCCTGTCGGAGGAAGGGCAGCGGCTTGCAGAAAAGTACGGGGTGCATGATGGCTGA
- a CDS encoding 4Fe-4S binding protein, which translates to MADIQWVRRIIQAGGLYVLGTFSYYGVFRCPFAIPYVSCENCPVIQCPGRKIWLSAWIGILAAAVLFGKSFCSYACPGGMVSELLSRFAIFKGKVKGVLDKRISYLRYGLLAASMYMLWGMGNPRWAVPIRTGDFIESTALTFEHASWLWLLRTAFIVAALAAALLVPHFWCRFLCPTGGLLEPFRKFSFFGYRMDDSCTDCGKCDRHCDLETRPGEHNCNNCGACESVCPENSIALKKLR; encoded by the coding sequence ATGGCTGATATTCAATGGGTGAGAAGAATCATTCAGGCTGGCGGTCTCTATGTTCTGGGCACATTTTCCTATTACGGAGTATTCCGCTGTCCTTTTGCCATACCTTACGTCAGCTGTGAGAACTGTCCGGTCATCCAGTGTCCGGGCCGTAAAATATGGCTCAGTGCGTGGATCGGTATTCTGGCGGCAGCCGTCTTATTCGGAAAGTCCTTTTGTTCCTACGCCTGTCCCGGCGGCATGGTCTCAGAACTGCTGTCACGTTTTGCCATATTCAAGGGCAAGGTCAAAGGAGTGCTGGATAAAAGGATTTCATATTTGAGATACGGACTGCTGGCTGCATCCATGTACATGCTTTGGGGTATGGGCAACCCCCGCTGGGCGGTGCCCATCCGTACCGGGGATTTTATTGAGTCCACAGCACTTACTTTTGAACACGCTTCGTGGTTGTGGCTGCTGCGCACGGCTTTTATTGTTGCCGCCCTTGCCGCAGCACTGCTGGTTCCCCATTTCTGGTGCCGTTTCCTTTGTCCCACAGGGGGATTGCTGGAACCTTTCCGGAAGTTCTCTTTCTTCGGTTACCGGATGGATGATTCCTGTACGGACTGTGGGAAGTGTGATCGTCATTGCGATCTTGAAACCCGTCCGGGTGAGCATAACTGTAACAATTGCGGGGCTTGCGAATCGGTTTGTCCGGAGAATTCCATCGCCTTGAAAAAGTTGCGTTGA
- a CDS encoding methyl-accepting chemotaxis protein, whose translation MTIKMKLWSIGGMAIAGFLAVFAINFFGNKLVEESLTMEENALQLEIEMLQARRAEKDFIMRKSPKYLNNLKTTTKKMQARLDELARGPFKDLALQGKSLTSSYEKQFMVVADDYIKLGLTKDSGLLGKLRTAVRDAEEAVMGNDKLYEAGILRLRRNEKDFMMRVDEKYLDKFHQNITALMSSVEESDFTSERKQYIIDKLKAYNDNMDQYAQMTLLIKSEQDKFRAVIHKMEPLLEDLAKKSGKHLHDQQGKINAAIVTAEAIAAIILLAAILLIIRSILGPLSKLQTCAQEVSNGDFESCNRISFHGELEALRITIAEMVIKLKKSMDEAEQKSIEADNQAQKAQQAMEEANSEKEYANSLLETLSAIADDAGDITLSLNSAAEQLARQSSGIMDGADNQKHRVQETATAVDQMSATILEVASNSSNASEGTREAAEKAREGFSIVEQVVGATSQVQESAGELQAALAKQDQQAESIGEIMNVISDIADQTNLLALNAAIEAARAGEAGRGFAVVADEVRKLAEKTMTATQEVGTAISAIQAGTSASLDIMKTTDDAVTQCTELAEDAGDSLKTIVEIVNESANQVESIATATEEQSAAAEQINSSTMEINTISAEISENVAQSTEAADNVNQLASELQALIEKMNEAKDNR comes from the coding sequence ATGACTATAAAAATGAAACTCTGGTCCATCGGGGGAATGGCCATTGCGGGTTTTCTGGCTGTTTTCGCCATCAACTTTTTTGGAAACAAACTTGTTGAAGAAAGCCTGACCATGGAGGAGAACGCCCTGCAGCTGGAAATTGAAATGCTGCAGGCCCGGCGGGCAGAAAAAGACTTCATCATGCGCAAATCCCCAAAATATCTTAACAACCTGAAAACAACGACCAAAAAAATGCAAGCCAGGCTGGACGAACTGGCACGTGGTCCTTTCAAGGACCTTGCACTTCAGGGTAAATCCCTTACTTCCAGCTATGAGAAACAATTCATGGTCGTTGCCGATGACTACATTAAACTTGGTCTCACCAAGGATTCCGGTCTGCTTGGAAAACTGCGCACAGCTGTGCGTGATGCGGAAGAAGCTGTAATGGGAAATGACAAACTGTATGAAGCCGGAATTCTCAGGCTACGCCGGAACGAAAAAGATTTCATGATGAGGGTTGATGAAAAATATCTGGATAAATTTCACCAAAACATAACCGCTTTGATGTCCAGTGTTGAAGAATCTGACTTTACCTCTGAACGCAAGCAGTACATCATTGATAAGCTGAAAGCATACAACGACAACATGGACCAATATGCCCAGATGACTCTCCTGATAAAATCTGAGCAAGACAAATTCCGGGCTGTAATCCATAAAATGGAACCGCTTCTTGAAGATCTTGCTAAAAAATCAGGAAAACACCTGCACGACCAGCAGGGAAAGATCAATGCCGCTATTGTTACCGCAGAAGCGATTGCCGCTATAATACTTCTTGCTGCGATCTTACTCATAATCCGCTCCATACTCGGACCTCTTTCAAAATTACAAACCTGCGCCCAAGAGGTCAGCAACGGCGACTTTGAATCCTGCAATAGAATCAGCTTCCATGGTGAACTAGAAGCCCTGCGCATAACTATTGCCGAAATGGTTATCAAATTAAAGAAAAGCATGGACGAGGCCGAACAAAAATCAATCGAGGCAGACAATCAGGCCCAAAAAGCCCAACAGGCAATGGAAGAAGCTAATTCTGAAAAAGAATACGCAAACTCTCTGCTGGAAACACTTTCCGCAATTGCCGATGACGCCGGAGACATCACCTTGAGCCTGAATTCTGCTGCGGAACAACTCGCCCGCCAGTCTTCGGGAATTATGGATGGAGCCGATAATCAGAAACACCGGGTACAGGAAACTGCTACCGCCGTTGATCAAATGAGTGCAACCATCCTTGAGGTAGCCAGCAATTCATCCAATGCTTCCGAAGGTACCCGCGAGGCTGCTGAAAAAGCACGTGAGGGATTTTCCATTGTCGAACAGGTAGTCGGAGCAACAAGTCAGGTTCAGGAGAGTGCCGGAGAGCTTCAAGCCGCCCTTGCCAAGCAGGACCAGCAAGCCGAATCCATCGGAGAGATTATGAATGTCATCTCCGACATTGCCGACCAGACCAACCTTCTGGCCCTGAATGCCGCCATTGAGGCAGCACGGGCAGGTGAGGCAGGCCGCGGGTTTGCCGTTGTTGCCGATGAAGTGCGTAAACTCGCGGAAAAAACCATGACCGCAACACAGGAAGTGGGCACTGCCATTTCAGCAATTCAGGCAGGTACATCCGCCAGTCTTGATATCATGAAAACAACTGACGATGCAGTTACCCAATGCACAGAACTGGCAGAGGATGCCGGGGATTCGCTTAAAACCATTGTTGAAATAGTCAACGAATCTGCAAACCAGGTTGAATCCATCGCCACCGCGACCGAAGAACAGTCTGCAGCAGCTGAACAAATCAATTCATCGACCATGGAAATAAACACCATTTCTGCTGAAATATCAGAGAATGTAGCTCAGTCCACAGAGGCTGCGGACAACGTCAACCAGCTCGCATCTGAGCTGCAGGCTCTTATTGAAAAAATGAATGAAGCTAAAGACAACCGCTAA